From Amphiprion ocellaris isolate individual 3 ecotype Okinawa chromosome 10, ASM2253959v1, whole genome shotgun sequence, one genomic window encodes:
- the znf830 gene encoding zinc finger protein 830, with protein MATSKKGKKVVNQEELRRLMREKQRQTTDKKRVESPFAKYNSLGHLSCVLCNVQVKSELLWPAHVLGKQHKEKVAELKGGKSQAVMQPSQPLKRKARDNEDVDGKKAKPAVVAGQSGSGLPGDFFEKPSEKAAVSTQKSAGLSLLAGVYDEDDDDDDTEQASEAGTTNPPPQKAEAAGLPADFFDSSIPSTPAISHSGSILKAEVQEKIAEKKDNTAEALPEGFFDDPVRDAKVRNVDAPKDQMDKEWEEFQKEIRQVNTKSEAIVAEEDEEGRLERQIDEIDEQIECYKRVELLRDKRDVVKRKPLSRKEEHMETDEGMDEEDDEEELLGLLSRDWRAKGALA; from the coding sequence ATGGCAACCTCCAAGAAGGGGAAGAAAGTAGTAAATCAAGAGGAACTCCGACGGTtgatgagagaaaaacaaagacaaacgaCAGACAAGAAGCGCGTCGAGTCTCCTTTTGCTAAGTACAACAGTCTGGGGCACCTCAGCTGCGTTCTGTGCAATGTGCAGGTAAAGTCCGAGCTGCTGTGGCCGGCTCATGTTCTTGgaaaacagcacaaagaaaaagTTGCCGAGCTGAAGGGAGGAAAGAGTCAAGCAGTGATGCAACCGAGTCAGCCGCTGAAGAGGAAAGCGCGGGACAACGAGGACGTTGATGGAAAGAAGGCGAAACCAGCGGTAGTCGCAGGTCAGTCTGGATCGGGGCTGCCGGGAGATTTCTTTGAGAAGCCCAGCGAAAAGGCAGCTGTTTCCACCCAGAAGTCTGCAGGACTGAGTCTGTTGGCTGGAGTttatgatgaggatgatgatgacgatgatacCGAACAGGCAAGTGAGGCAGGGACCACAAATCCCCCTCCACAGAAGGCTGAAGCTGCAGGACTACCAGCTGATTTCTTTGACAGCTCCATCCCTTCCACACCTGCAATCTCCCATTCGGGATCTATCCTCAAAGCAGAGGTGCAGGAGAAGATCGctgaaaagaaagacaacacaGCCGAGGCGTTACCTGAGGGTTTTTTCGACGATCCGGTTAGAGATGCCAAAGTGCGCAACGTCGACGCCCCCAAGGATCAAATGGACAAGGAGTGGGAAGAGTTTCAGAAGGAGATAAGACAGGTGAATACAAAGTCAGAGGCCATTGTGGCAGAGGAAGACGAGGAAGGGCGCCTTGAACGTCAGATTGACGAAATAGATGAACAGATAGAATGTTACAAGAGAGTAGAATTGCTGAGAGACAAGCGGGATGTAGTGAAAAGGAAGCCTTTGTCCAGAAAGGAGGAACACATGGAGACTGATGAGGGCATGGACGAGGAAGACGATGAAGAGGAGTTGCTTGGACTGTTGTCCCGGGACTGGAGGGCTAAAGGGGCTTTGGCCTAA
- the LOC111567159 gene encoding serine/arginine-rich splicing factor 11-like isoform X1: protein MNYTTKVVQVTNVSPSTTSEQMRTLFGFLGTIEELKLFPSDDSPMPVTSRVCFVKFQEPESVGVSQHLTNTVFVDRALIVVPFAEGSIPDEAKALSLLAPANAVAGILPGGGLLPTPNPIPNPPLGANPFGGPNMDAMAAFGFPGPNMNPQAADQLLKFMTDPKLNPLAAGLNLNPGLKADASNKEIEEAMKRVREAQSLISAAIEPGHKESKKKRSRSRSRSRRRRTRSRSRHRRTRSRSRRRSSSRSRRRSKSPRRRRTHSRDRGRRSPSRSRERKKDDSGRRRSKTPPKSYSTARRSRSASRRRRRSRSISRSPKKSPKRRSSRSPSPRRHKKEKRRDKERDRDRRSDKERGRDERERSPSKKKKSKDKERERERKSDGEKGDIKITRDYDEEEQGYDSEKEREERKDSDDSALSPQSVEGNGTARLVKHAKVNGADDHHEEDMDVSD, encoded by the exons ATGAATTACACGACGAAGGTTGTCCAGGTGACGAATGTGTCGCCGAGCACAACATCGGAGCAGATGAGGACCCTGTTCGGTTTTCTGGGAACCATCGAAGAACTAAAGTTATTTCCTTCAGA TGATTCTCCAATGCCAGTGACTTCCCGGGTGTGCTTTGTGAAGTTCCAGGAGCCAGAGTCTGTCGGAGTGTCTCAACATCTGACAAACACTGTGTTTGTGGACAGAGCTTTGATCGTGGTACCATTTGCTGAAG GATCTATTCCAGATGAGGCTAAAGCTTTGTCACTGTTGGCGCCAGCAAATGCTGTTGCAGGAATTCTGCCAGGAGGAGGCCTTCTTCCAACGCCTAATCCCATCCCCAATCCACCT CTTGGAGCGAACCCCTTCGGTGGTCCGAACATGGATGCAATGGCAGCATTTGGATTCCCTGGACCCAATATGAATCCCCAG GCTGCTGACCAGCTGTTAAAGTTCATGACAGATCCAAA ACTGAATCCCTTGGCTGCTGGCTTAAACCTGAATCCAGGTCTGAAGGCTGACGCATCTAATAAAGAGATCGAAGAGGCCATGAAGAGAGTCAGGGAGGCCCAGTCGCTCATTTCTGCTGCTATTGAACCTGGAC ATAAAGAGAGCAAAAAGAAGCGCTCTCGGTCACGGTCTAGGTCCAGAAGGAGGAGGACCAGATCGCGTTCAAGACACAG GCGAACCAGGAGCAGATCAAGGCGCAGGTCAAGCTCGAGAAGCAGAAGGCGCTCCAAAAGCCCACGCAGGAGACGCACCCACTCCAGAGACAGAGGCAGGCGATCTCCAAGCAGATCCAG agagagaaagaaagatgatTCTGGGAGAAGAAGATCCAAAACACCTCCGAAAAGCTACAGCACAGCCAGGAGGTCACGCAGTGCGAGCCG GAGACGCAGGAGAAGTCGCAGCATTAGCAGATCTCCTAAGAAGTCTCctaaaaggagaagctctcgaTCTCCATCTCCTCGAAG ACACAAGAAGGAAAAGAGGAGGGATAAGGAAAGAGACAGGGATCGCAGGAGTGATAAAGAGCGCGGCCGTGATGAACGAGAGCGCTCCCccagcaagaagaagaaaagcaaagacaaagaaCGGGAGCGTGAAAGGAAATCAGATGGAGAGAAAGGAGATATTAAG ATCACCAGGGATTACGATGAAGAAGAACAAGGCTACGACAGtgagaaggagagggaggagaggaaggattCAGATGACTCTGCTCTGTCTCCTCAGTCGGTAGAAGGTAACGGGACAGCGCGGCTCGTGAAGCACGCCAAAGTAAACGGCGCTGACGATCACCACGAAGAGGACATGGACGTCAGCGACTGA
- the LOC111567159 gene encoding serine/arginine-rich splicing factor 11-like isoform X2, whose protein sequence is MDAMAAFGFPGPNMNPQAADQLLKFMTDPKLNPLAAGLNLNPGLKADASNKEIEEAMKRVREAQSLISAAIEPGHKESKKKRSRSRSRSRRRRTRSRSRHRRTRSRSRRRSSSRSRRRSKSPRRRRTHSRDRGRRSPSRSRERKKDDSGRRRSKTPPKSYSTARRSRSASRRRRRSRSISRSPKKSPKRRSSRSPSPRRHKKEKRRDKERDRDRRSDKERGRDERERSPSKKKKSKDKERERERKSDGEKGDIKITRDYDEEEQGYDSEKEREERKDSDDSALSPQSVEGNGTARLVKHAKVNGADDHHEEDMDVSD, encoded by the exons ATGGATGCAATGGCAGCATTTGGATTCCCTGGACCCAATATGAATCCCCAG GCTGCTGACCAGCTGTTAAAGTTCATGACAGATCCAAA ACTGAATCCCTTGGCTGCTGGCTTAAACCTGAATCCAGGTCTGAAGGCTGACGCATCTAATAAAGAGATCGAAGAGGCCATGAAGAGAGTCAGGGAGGCCCAGTCGCTCATTTCTGCTGCTATTGAACCTGGAC ATAAAGAGAGCAAAAAGAAGCGCTCTCGGTCACGGTCTAGGTCCAGAAGGAGGAGGACCAGATCGCGTTCAAGACACAG GCGAACCAGGAGCAGATCAAGGCGCAGGTCAAGCTCGAGAAGCAGAAGGCGCTCCAAAAGCCCACGCAGGAGACGCACCCACTCCAGAGACAGAGGCAGGCGATCTCCAAGCAGATCCAG agagagaaagaaagatgatTCTGGGAGAAGAAGATCCAAAACACCTCCGAAAAGCTACAGCACAGCCAGGAGGTCACGCAGTGCGAGCCG GAGACGCAGGAGAAGTCGCAGCATTAGCAGATCTCCTAAGAAGTCTCctaaaaggagaagctctcgaTCTCCATCTCCTCGAAG ACACAAGAAGGAAAAGAGGAGGGATAAGGAAAGAGACAGGGATCGCAGGAGTGATAAAGAGCGCGGCCGTGATGAACGAGAGCGCTCCCccagcaagaagaagaaaagcaaagacaaagaaCGGGAGCGTGAAAGGAAATCAGATGGAGAGAAAGGAGATATTAAG ATCACCAGGGATTACGATGAAGAAGAACAAGGCTACGACAGtgagaaggagagggaggagaggaaggattCAGATGACTCTGCTCTGTCTCCTCAGTCGGTAGAAGGTAACGGGACAGCGCGGCTCGTGAAGCACGCCAAAGTAAACGGCGCTGACGATCACCACGAAGAGGACATGGACGTCAGCGACTGA
- the efcab14 gene encoding EF-hand calcium-binding domain-containing protein 14 isoform X1: MKKRKELNALIGLGDSKRKKTKKGSGHRLLRTEPPDSESESSSDDDDFNNLNSGANFGKRSYTQCCNVCYPLFLFIILAACVMACAGLIWMQIALKEDLDSLKEKLHSMESSQKTSSSEIPKLSEDLKNKEKKLDDIENGGKGLSKLWSNLTEMNRKISLLDSAVNHLKANLKSAADLISLPTTVEELQKSVATIGSTLTSVQHDVKTMQAALENQKKDDDLKKAMDITDLRKAMGEVNKTEEQHHTWTDEQIHILLSTVADLHQRVASLENRSKQSSNNNDAAAQLAISSENSTTEVVKEATTTEAAPGSVHEISSTLTEPQTSRRPRFLTPNRSKRHAKTRCSKWLSLPGVSSLKDLEDIFQQVGVGRSLRLTYQDLRKLFGESTPSNHAMLCFDSDGDQRYSLVELKAALGL; this comes from the exons atgaagaagaggaaggagttGAACGCGTTGATCGGTCTCGGGGATAGCAAGAGAAAGAAGACCAAAAAGGGCTCCGGTCACCGACTTCTCCGAACCGAGCCGCCGGACTCCGAGTCCGAGTCGAGCTCGGACGACGACGACTTCAACAACCTTAACAGCGGAGCTAACTTTGGAAA AAGAAGCTACACACAGTGCTGCAATGTGTGCTATCCCCTGTTTCTGTTCATCATATTAGCTGCCTGTGTTATGGCCTGTGCTGGACTCATATGGATGCAGATTGCTCTGAAAGAAGATCTGGACTCgctgaaagaaaagctgcacAGCA TGGAATCCAGCCAGAAGACGTCTTCAAGTGAAATACCAAAATTAAGTGAGGACCTGAAAAACAAGGAGAAGAAGCTTGACGACATTGAGAATGGAGGCAAGGGGCTGAGCAAACTCTGGTCTAACCTAACAGAAATGAACCGAAAG ATCAGTTTGCTAGACTCTGCTGTAAACCATTTAAAGGCCAATTTGAAATCAGCTGCTGATTTAATCAGCCTACCCACAACTGTTGAAGAGCTTCAAAAG AGTGTTGCTACAATTGGAAGCACACTAACAAGTGTACAACATGATGTGAAGACTATGCAGGCTGCCCTTGAAAATCAGAAGAAAGATGACGACTTAAAGAAGGCAATG gACATAACAGACTTGAGAAAAGCCATGGGTGAGGTCAACAAGACAGAGGAACAGCACCACACATGGACCGATGAGCAGATCCACATCCTCCTCTCTACAGTCGCAGATCTTCATCAAAGAGTGGCCTCTTTAGAGAACAGGTCAAAACAAAGC TCGAACAACAATGACGCAGCAGCTCAATTGGCAATCAGCAGTGAAAATTCAACAACTGAGGTGGTAAAAGAAGCTACCACAACAGAAGCAGCACCTGGGAGTGTTCACG agaTATCCTCAACACTGACAGAGCCACAGACAAGCAGACGTCCTCGTTTCTTAACTCCAAACCGCTCTAAGAGACATGCCAAGACAAGATGTTCAAAGTGGCTGTCCTTGCCTGGTGTCAGTTCTCTCAAAG ATTTGGAGGACATCTTCCAGCAGGTCGGTGTTGGACGTTCACTCAGATTGACCTACCAGGACCTGAGGAAACTATTTGGAGAATCAACTCCCAGTAATCACGCCATGCTGTGCTTTGACAGTGACGGGGACCAGAGGTACTCCCTGGTGGAACTGAAAGCCGCTTTAGGTTTGTGA
- the efcab14 gene encoding EF-hand calcium-binding domain-containing protein 14 isoform X2, translating to MKKRKELNALIGLGDSKRKKTKKGSGHRLLRTEPPDSESESSSDDDDFNNLNSGANFGKSYTQCCNVCYPLFLFIILAACVMACAGLIWMQIALKEDLDSLKEKLHSMESSQKTSSSEIPKLSEDLKNKEKKLDDIENGGKGLSKLWSNLTEMNRKISLLDSAVNHLKANLKSAADLISLPTTVEELQKSVATIGSTLTSVQHDVKTMQAALENQKKDDDLKKAMDITDLRKAMGEVNKTEEQHHTWTDEQIHILLSTVADLHQRVASLENRSKQSSNNNDAAAQLAISSENSTTEVVKEATTTEAAPGSVHEISSTLTEPQTSRRPRFLTPNRSKRHAKTRCSKWLSLPGVSSLKDLEDIFQQVGVGRSLRLTYQDLRKLFGESTPSNHAMLCFDSDGDQRYSLVELKAALGL from the exons atgaagaagaggaaggagttGAACGCGTTGATCGGTCTCGGGGATAGCAAGAGAAAGAAGACCAAAAAGGGCTCCGGTCACCGACTTCTCCGAACCGAGCCGCCGGACTCCGAGTCCGAGTCGAGCTCGGACGACGACGACTTCAACAACCTTAACAGCGGAGCTAACTTTGGAAA AAGCTACACACAGTGCTGCAATGTGTGCTATCCCCTGTTTCTGTTCATCATATTAGCTGCCTGTGTTATGGCCTGTGCTGGACTCATATGGATGCAGATTGCTCTGAAAGAAGATCTGGACTCgctgaaagaaaagctgcacAGCA TGGAATCCAGCCAGAAGACGTCTTCAAGTGAAATACCAAAATTAAGTGAGGACCTGAAAAACAAGGAGAAGAAGCTTGACGACATTGAGAATGGAGGCAAGGGGCTGAGCAAACTCTGGTCTAACCTAACAGAAATGAACCGAAAG ATCAGTTTGCTAGACTCTGCTGTAAACCATTTAAAGGCCAATTTGAAATCAGCTGCTGATTTAATCAGCCTACCCACAACTGTTGAAGAGCTTCAAAAG AGTGTTGCTACAATTGGAAGCACACTAACAAGTGTACAACATGATGTGAAGACTATGCAGGCTGCCCTTGAAAATCAGAAGAAAGATGACGACTTAAAGAAGGCAATG gACATAACAGACTTGAGAAAAGCCATGGGTGAGGTCAACAAGACAGAGGAACAGCACCACACATGGACCGATGAGCAGATCCACATCCTCCTCTCTACAGTCGCAGATCTTCATCAAAGAGTGGCCTCTTTAGAGAACAGGTCAAAACAAAGC TCGAACAACAATGACGCAGCAGCTCAATTGGCAATCAGCAGTGAAAATTCAACAACTGAGGTGGTAAAAGAAGCTACCACAACAGAAGCAGCACCTGGGAGTGTTCACG agaTATCCTCAACACTGACAGAGCCACAGACAAGCAGACGTCCTCGTTTCTTAACTCCAAACCGCTCTAAGAGACATGCCAAGACAAGATGTTCAAAGTGGCTGTCCTTGCCTGGTGTCAGTTCTCTCAAAG ATTTGGAGGACATCTTCCAGCAGGTCGGTGTTGGACGTTCACTCAGATTGACCTACCAGGACCTGAGGAAACTATTTGGAGAATCAACTCCCAGTAATCACGCCATGCTGTGCTTTGACAGTGACGGGGACCAGAGGTACTCCCTGGTGGAACTGAAAGCCGCTTTAGGTTTGTGA
- the LOC111567176 gene encoding ankyrin repeat domain-containing protein 13C-like — protein MTGEKIRTMRKDHNKPNKNDEIMDTYDETSNGTIPNGTSNLFKSNKAFQKSVKTSVLQQQQQLNANNINGNSSIGTIVNDNNKNPIILTSEDLEFPVHECVFKGDVRRLSSLIRTHSILQKDVHGNTPLHLAVMLGHKECALLLLAHNAPVKIKNAQGWSPLAEAISYGDRQMITAILRKLKQQSRESVEDKRPKLLKALRELGDFYLELHWDFQSWVPLLSRMLPSDACKIYKQGINIRLDTTLIDFTDMKCQRGDLSFIFNGDAAPSQSFVVLDNEAKVYQRIHHEESEMETEEEVDILMSSDVYSATLSTKSITFSRSQIGWLFREDKTERVGNFLADFYAVNGLVLESRKRREHLSEEDILRNKAIMESLSKGGSISEQNFEPVRRQSLTAPAPNTISWEEYITAEHGKPPHLGRELVCKESKKNFKATVAMSQDFPLGIESLLNVLEVIAPFKHFNKLREFVQMKLPPGFPVKLDIPVFPTITATVTFQEFRYDEFEDSIFVIPAEYKEDPSRFPDL, from the exons ATGACAGGTGAGAAAATACGCACCATGCGAAAGGATcacaacaaaccaaacaaaaatgacGAGATAATGGACACGTACGATGAGACCTCCAACGGGACTATTCCTAACGGTACTAGTAACCTTTTCAAGTCCAACAAGGCTTTTCAGAAATCAGTCAAAACCTCGGtactgcagcagcaacagcagcttaATGCAAACAACATCAACGGTAATTCATCAATCGGCACCATTGTCAATGACAACAACAAGAACCCAATAATTCTGACAAGTGAGGACTTGGAGTTTCCTGTTCATGAATGCGTGTTCAAGGGAGATGTGCGTCGGCTCTCCTCTCTCATCAGGACCCATAGCATCCTTCAGAAGGATGTGCATG GAAACACACCTCTTCACCTGGCTGTGATGCTGGGCCACAAAG AGTGTGCTCTCCTTCTATTGGCCCATAATGCACCCGTAAAGATAAAAAATGCACAGGGATGGAGTCCTCTAGCAGAAGCCATCAGCTACGGTGACAGGCAAATGA TCACAGCAATACTGCGGAAATTAAAGCAGCAGTCAAGGGAGAGTGTGGAAGATAAGAGGCCAAAATTACTGAAAGCTCTCAGAGAG CTTGGTGACTTTTATCTGGAGCTGCATTGGGATTTTCAGAGCTGGG TGCCTTTGCTGTCCCGGATGCTGCCATCGGATGCCTGTAAAATCTACAAACAGGGCATCAATATCAG ACTTGACACAACTCTCATTGACTTCACTGATATGAAATGTCAGCGCGGAGATCTTAGCTTCATTTTCAACGGCGATGCTGCGCCTTCCCAGTCCTTTGTTGTTCTGGACAACGAAGCAAAAGTGTACCAAAGAATACACCACGAG GAGTCAGAGATGGAAACTGAAGAAGAGGTGGATATTCTGATGAGCAGTGACGTCTACTCTGCAACTCTGTCCACAAAGTCCATCACTTTCTCTCGTAGTCAGATTGGCTGGCTCTTCAGAGAGGATAAAACA GAGAGGGTTGGGAACTTCCTGGCTGACTTCTATGCAGTGAACGGTCTCGTGCTAGAGTCGAGGAAAAGGCGAGAGCACCTGAGTGAAGAAGACATCTTGAGGAACAAAGCCATCATGGAGAGTTTGAGTAAAGGAGGCAGCATCAGTGAGCAGAACTTTGag CCTGTGAGAAGACAGTCCCTCACAGCTCCAGCCCCCAACACCATTTCTTGGGAAGAGTACATAACTGCAGAGCACGGAAA GCCTCCTCATCTCGGCAGAGAGCTTGTGTGCAAGGAAAGCAAGAAGAACTTCAAAGCTACTGTAGCCATGAGCCAGGATTTCCCTCTAGGCATCGAGTC GTTACTAAACGTGTTGGAAGTCATCGCCCCGTTCAAGCACTTCAACAAACTCAGAGAGTTTGTACAGATGAAACTTCCACCTGGGTTTCCAGTCAAACTCG ACATCCCCGTCTTCCCCACTATCACGGCGACTGTCACCTTTCAGGAATTCCGCTACGACGAATTTGAAGATTCTATTTTCGTCATCCCTGCTGAATACAAAGAAGATCCCAGTCGCTTCCCGGACCTCTGA